One genomic region from Rubinisphaera margarita encodes:
- the aspS gene encoding aspartate--tRNA ligase, translating to MLRTHTCGELRKEHVGQQVTLCGWVDKYRDHAGIVFIDIRDRYGKTQIKFNLEDNSDIQKDARGLRYEDVIQVTGDVVARPDDMINPKLSTGAIELRVSNLNVQSKAATPPFLPASSELPNEELRLKHRVVDLRRPELQNALIARHRLTKLVRDYFDRHGFLDIETPILGKSSPEGARDYLVPSRVHEGCFYALPQSPQIFKQLLMCGGFDRYMQIARCFRDEDLRADRQPEFTQIDVEMAFVEQNDVLEVIDGLIADVLQKMNGIEMTTPLPRFSYADVMERFGSDKPDMRFGMELNDLGDIAKECGFGVFSKTIESGGRVRGLVAPQAAEKYTRKMIDELTAFVGVHGAKGLAFFRVNESGLDSPIAKFFSDEHQQAIIERVGAKPGDLIFCVADKEAVTSAALSALRNRLGKELELYDPKSFSCLWVLDFPLLHFDADEKRWVAEHHPFCYPNPDDIELLKTDPGKVRAQSYDLVINGYEAASGSIRIHDSRIQQQVFDLLDIDEEEAELRFGFLLEGLRYGAPPHGGVALGLDRWVMLMCGYDNIRDVIAFPKTQKASDLLSGAPSEVEEKQLKELHIQLDLPNE from the coding sequence GTGCTTAGAACTCATACTTGTGGCGAATTGCGAAAAGAACACGTCGGGCAGCAGGTCACCCTGTGCGGCTGGGTCGACAAATATCGCGATCACGCCGGCATCGTCTTCATCGACATTCGGGATCGGTACGGAAAAACGCAGATCAAATTCAACCTCGAAGACAACAGCGACATCCAGAAAGATGCTCGCGGCCTCCGCTATGAGGACGTCATTCAGGTCACGGGCGATGTCGTGGCCCGTCCGGATGATATGATCAATCCCAAGCTGTCGACCGGAGCGATTGAACTTCGCGTTTCGAACCTGAACGTTCAAAGCAAAGCCGCCACACCGCCATTTCTTCCCGCCAGCAGTGAATTGCCGAACGAAGAGCTTCGCCTGAAGCATCGCGTCGTCGATTTGCGACGTCCTGAACTGCAGAACGCACTGATCGCACGGCACCGTCTGACGAAGCTCGTTCGCGATTACTTCGACCGCCACGGCTTCCTCGACATCGAAACGCCCATTCTGGGCAAGAGTTCGCCGGAAGGGGCCCGCGATTATCTGGTGCCGTCGCGCGTTCATGAGGGCTGCTTCTATGCGTTGCCGCAGTCGCCGCAGATTTTCAAACAGCTGCTGATGTGCGGCGGTTTCGACCGTTACATGCAGATCGCCCGCTGCTTCCGCGATGAAGACCTGCGAGCCGACCGCCAGCCGGAGTTCACGCAGATCGACGTCGAAATGGCATTCGTCGAACAGAACGATGTGCTCGAAGTCATCGACGGACTCATCGCTGACGTCCTGCAGAAGATGAACGGCATCGAAATGACGACGCCGCTGCCTCGGTTCAGCTATGCCGACGTCATGGAACGCTTCGGCAGCGACAAGCCGGACATGCGATTCGGCATGGAACTGAACGATCTCGGCGACATCGCCAAAGAGTGCGGCTTCGGCGTCTTCAGCAAGACCATCGAAAGCGGCGGACGCGTTCGCGGCCTCGTCGCACCTCAGGCGGCTGAGAAGTACACCCGGAAGATGATCGATGAACTGACTGCCTTCGTCGGTGTGCACGGAGCGAAAGGGCTCGCGTTCTTCCGTGTCAACGAAAGTGGACTCGATTCGCCGATCGCCAAGTTCTTCTCGGATGAGCATCAGCAGGCGATCATCGAACGTGTTGGCGCCAAGCCGGGCGACTTGATTTTCTGTGTTGCAGATAAGGAAGCGGTTACCTCCGCTGCTCTGTCGGCTCTGCGAAATCGGCTCGGCAAAGAGCTCGAACTGTACGATCCAAAGTCGTTCTCCTGCCTGTGGGTACTCGACTTCCCACTGCTGCACTTCGATGCCGATGAGAAACGCTGGGTCGCCGAACATCATCCGTTCTGCTATCCGAATCCAGACGACATCGAACTCCTGAAGACCGATCCCGGCAAGGTGCGGGCGCAGTCGTACGACCTGGTCATCAACGGCTACGAAGCCGCCTCCGGCAGTATTCGTATTCATGACTCCAGGATTCAGCAGCAGGTGTTCGATCTGCTTGACATCGACGAAGAAGAAGCCGAGCTCCGGTTCGGGTTTCTGCTCGAAGGTCTCCGCTACGGCGCTCCTCCGCACGGCGGGGTCGCTCTTGGACTCGACCGCTGGGTGATGCTGATGTGCGGCTACGACAACATCCGCGACGTCATCGCCTTCCCGAAAACGCAGAAGGCTTCGGACCTGCTGAGCGGTGCTCCGTCGGAAGTCGAAGAGAAGCAGTTGAAAGAACTCCACATCCAGCTCGACCTGCCCAACGAGTAA
- a CDS encoding putative quinol monooxygenase: MTSELHPLAQDVKQHLDNPDDRFMMLVYFTVEAGREDAFKQAFHRPLQETVKEEGNCTYRLIQQANEPTTFIVIEHWKSLADLNSHLHQPYLDELLANVGPMLAAEPKVDVFHEYVAL, translated from the coding sequence ATGACATCCGAACTGCATCCGCTGGCTCAGGACGTGAAACAGCATCTGGACAATCCGGATGACCGCTTCATGATGCTCGTCTACTTCACCGTGGAAGCGGGCAGGGAAGACGCCTTCAAACAGGCCTTTCATCGCCCGCTGCAGGAAACGGTCAAGGAAGAGGGCAACTGCACCTACCGGTTGATTCAACAGGCCAATGAACCGACCACGTTCATCGTGATCGAACACTGGAAGAGTCTGGCCGATCTGAACTCGCACCTGCACCAGCCGTATTTGGACGAACTGCTCGCCAACGTCGGCCCAATGCTCGCCGCGGAACCCAAGGTGGATGTGTTCCACGAGTACGTCGCGCTGTAA
- a CDS encoding protocatechuate 3,4-dioxygenase — protein MLIRTRRDFLRSASAVTAACWTTSGLFAEMLTTPGMTEGPFYPDKLPLDTDNDLLVINDSTTPAVGEITHLTGKILGSTGKPMRNAFIEIWQVDNEGAYIHSGSNNAESRDKNFQGYGRFFTDSSGEYYFRTIKPVSYPGRTPHIHVAVSMNGRRVLTTQLLVKGNPQNERDGVFRSIRDPELRETVMADFKPIPDSPIGELAANFDIVLGRTVPDDDDHTIKGGISKPERFNRPGGRPGGPPPGRNGRPGRPPQ, from the coding sequence ATGCTGATTCGCACCCGCCGTGATTTCCTGCGCTCCGCCTCGGCTGTGACCGCCGCCTGCTGGACGACATCCGGGCTGTTCGCCGAAATGCTGACAACCCCGGGCATGACGGAAGGCCCGTTCTATCCCGACAAGCTGCCGCTCGATACCGACAATGATCTGCTGGTGATCAACGATTCGACCACGCCGGCCGTCGGCGAGATCACGCATCTGACCGGCAAGATTCTCGGCAGCACCGGCAAGCCGATGCGAAATGCGTTCATCGAGATCTGGCAGGTCGACAACGAAGGGGCCTACATCCACTCCGGCAGCAACAACGCCGAGAGTCGCGACAAGAACTTCCAGGGCTACGGCCGCTTCTTCACCGACTCCAGTGGCGAATACTACTTCCGCACGATCAAACCGGTTTCGTATCCCGGACGGACGCCGCATATTCACGTCGCGGTCAGCATGAACGGCCGCCGTGTGCTGACGACTCAGTTGCTGGTGAAAGGGAACCCACAGAACGAGCGCGATGGGGTCTTCCGTTCGATCCGTGATCCGGAACTCCGCGAAACCGTGATGGCCGACTTCAAACCGATCCCCGATTCCCCGATCGGCGAACTGGCGGCGAACTTCGATATCGTCCTCGGACGCACCGTGCCGGATGACGACGATCACACCATCAAAGGCGGCATCTCTAAACCAGAACGCTTCAACAGACCCGGCGGCCGTCCCGGCGGTCCCCCTCCAGGCCGCAACGGACGTCCGGGTCGTCCACCACAGTAG
- a CDS encoding Ldh family oxidoreductase: protein MTSSDMAKVLASIFIRKGMYAVEAETVAQRMIEADRIGRAEFGCVSVLSSVQSIDVGDIDPRALAMKKSETPGTILFDANEGMGHVAASKGTQAAIDKARTVGLGAAAISNSQSLGTPLVYACMAARAGMIGCCLTSTPAPKRDPDAPLEGLRFGRQPAAFAFPDGGTLAGYEFSFGEDRPLQHQLPGELSYTVGMLHAMLTSGLTGSKVPSAKTRGPLHERFEHFILVIDPAAFAGEAAMKKTVDALSEHVDAFKGEHATRAAIKEQAFELSADTLEQLQALAEKLKVEWPA from the coding sequence ATGACATCATCGGACATGGCCAAGGTGCTGGCGAGTATCTTCATCCGGAAGGGTATGTACGCTGTCGAGGCCGAGACGGTCGCCCAACGGATGATTGAAGCCGATCGCATCGGACGGGCCGAGTTCGGGTGCGTCAGCGTGCTCAGTTCGGTTCAGTCGATTGATGTCGGAGATATTGATCCCCGTGCCCTGGCAATGAAGAAGTCCGAAACGCCCGGCACGATCCTGTTCGATGCCAATGAGGGGATGGGGCACGTCGCGGCATCCAAGGGGACCCAGGCGGCGATTGACAAAGCCCGGACTGTGGGACTGGGAGCAGCGGCGATCTCCAACAGCCAGAGTCTGGGCACGCCGCTGGTCTATGCCTGCATGGCGGCCCGAGCCGGAATGATTGGCTGCTGCCTGACCAGCACGCCTGCTCCCAAGCGGGACCCCGACGCCCCCCTCGAAGGACTCCGTTTCGGTCGCCAGCCAGCCGCATTCGCTTTTCCCGATGGCGGGACTCTGGCCGGCTACGAGTTCTCCTTCGGCGAAGATCGTCCCCTGCAGCATCAGCTGCCCGGCGAGCTCTCCTACACCGTTGGCATGCTTCACGCGATGCTCACCAGCGGACTGACCGGATCAAAAGTCCCCTCTGCAAAAACACGGGGCCCCCTGCACGAACGGTTCGAGCATTTCATTCTCGTCATCGATCCGGCGGCGTTTGCCGGAGAAGCCGCGATGAAGAAAACGGTTGACGCCCTGAGCGAACATGTCGACGCCTTCAAGGGAGAACATGCCACCCGAGCCGCCATCAAGGAGCAAGCGTTCGAACTCTCAGCAGACACTCTTGAACAACTGCAGGCGCTGGCGGAAAAACTCAAAGTGGAGTGGCCCGCGTAG